Proteins from a genomic interval of Bombyx mori chromosome 8, ASM3026992v2:
- the LOC101739950 gene encoding rab GTPase-binding effector protein 1 isoform X1, whose protein sequence is MSAEQTDTATEGGGEDKTSTKELPRRDLEEEFNVQRAKMKELFLQKEEDMRKMLQDKEHLESEVLSLRAELQQLQTLSENQKSEIQSLQLLVNETVEASSSGTEELRCLSKRNLELEQQIRQMQIQQQQQEVSLAPATLVRTLARKLGADAEVEQPMRRNMEDNEQSIIEPLELEIAALKNKLRETDTQLQEALKTLAASPPTGAAMDGKTDGEVHKQCDMCVNYEKQLVGEQAQAAAARDRATGLEQALAQATEELEGVRSLHDETVRAWHAARAAAAAQLEELGAAVSAARGAVAARAEQASAAAQRALHHVTLLTVDRETLQGKLDSLERDNATLLGRYLKKAEEMQNEIIDLPDDVQELQELTLRLREQLISCCLSREQAAAVEQQQRLQLLQQSTALQQHEERAAALAAQLHAAQEELDKLQTERSQMNELADKLRHSNDMIEGLLEDKKRLQSEAAEMRSRVAALQLELDNSEKVQQDFVRLSQSLQVQLQRIREADTEVRWQHEDDVHECPSCRQPLPSNKKKVHCRHCGRIFCAACVSARVPAGPRRLPARVCSVCRTLLQPHAAPYFCTQPPSSPD, encoded by the exons ATGTCTGCCGAACAAACTGACACTGCCACAG AAGGTGGAGGCGAAGATAAAACATCGACTAAGGAGTTGCCTCGACGAGATTTAGAGGAAGAATTCAACGTTCAAAGGGCGAAAATGAAGGAACTATTTTTACAGAAAGAAG AAGACATGAGGAAAATGCTTCAAGATAAAGAACATTTAGAGTCAGAGGTGCTAAGCTTGAGAGCTGAATTACAGCAGTTGCAAACCCTCAGTGAAAATCAGAAATCTGAGATTCAAAGCTTACAGCTGCTTGTTAATG AAACTGTGGAGGCTTCCTCGTCTGGTACGGAGGAACTCCGCTGCCTGTCCAAACGGAACCTAGAGCTGGAGCAACAGATTCGGCAAATGCAGATACAGCAACAACAGCAG GAGGTGTCCCTGGCGCCGGCCACGTTGGTGCGCACCCTGGCCCGGAAGCTAGGGGCTGATGCTGAAGTGGAGCAGCCGATGAGGAGG AACATGGAGGACAACGAGCAGTCCATCATCGAGCCGCTGGAGCTGGAGATAGCAGCGCTCAAGAACAAGCTGCGAGAGACCGACACGCAGCTGCAGGAGGCGCTC AAAACACTGGCTGCGAGCCCGCCTACTGGCGCCGCGATGGATGGCAAAACTGACGGAG AGGTCCACAAGCAGTGCGACATGTGCGTGAACTACGAGAAGCAGCTGGTGGGCGAGCAGGCGCAGGCCGCGGCGGCGCGGGACCGGGCTACCGGCCTGGAGCAGGCCCTCGCACAG GCCACGGAGGAGCTGGAGGGCGTGCGCTCCCTGCACGACGAGACCGTGCGCGCCTGGCACgccgcccgcgccgccgccgccgcgcagCTAGAG GAGCTGGGCGCGGCCGTGTCGGCAGCCCGGGGCGCCGTGGCCGCCCGCGCCGAGCAGGCCAGCGCCGCCGCCCAGCGCGCGCTGCACCACGTCACCCTGCTCACCGTGGACCGGGAGACGCTGCAGGGGAAACTGGACAG CTTAGAAAGAGACAACGCGACGCTGCTGGGCCGCTACCTGAAGAAAGCGGAGGAGATGCAAAATGAAATTATCGACCTGCCCGACGACGTGCAG GAGCTGCAGGAGCTGACCCTCCGCCTCCGCGAGCAGCTGATCTCGTGCTGCCTGTCCCGCGAGCAGGCCGCCGCCGTGGAGCAGCAGCAGCGCCTCCAGCTGCTGCAGCAGTCCACCGCGCTCCAGCAGCACGAGGAGAGGGCGGCAGCACTGGCCGCGCAGCTGCACGCCGCTCA GGAGGAGCTGGACAAGCTGCAGACGGAGCGGTCCCAGATGAACGAGCTGGCTGACAAGCTGCGGCACTCCAACGACATGATCGAGGGGCTGCTGGAGGACAAG AAGCGGCTGCAGTCGGAGGCGGCAGAGATGCGCAGTCGCGTGGCGGCCCTGCAGCTGGAGCTGGACAACAGTGAGAAGGTGCAGCAGGACTTCGTCAGACTTTCGCAGTCTCTGCAG GTGCAGCTGCAGCGCATCAGGGAGGCGGACACGGAGGTGCGGTGGCAGCACGAGGACGACGTGCACGAGTGCCCGTCGTGCCGCCAGCCGCTGCCCAGCAACAAGAAGAAGGTGCACTGCCGGCACTGCGGGCGCATCTTCTGCGCGGCGTGCGTGAGTGCGCGCGTGCCCGCCGGCCCGCGCCGCCTGCCCGCGCGCGTGTGCTCCGTGTGCCGCACGCTGCTGCAGCCGCACGCCGCGCCCTACTTCTGCACGCAGCCGCCCTCCTCGCCGGACTAG
- the LOC101739950 gene encoding rab GTPase-binding effector protein 1 isoform X3, which translates to MLPSFCIWGVKETVEASSSGTEELRCLSKRNLELEQQIRQMQIQQQQQEVSLAPATLVRTLARKLGADAEVEQPMRRNMEDNEQSIIEPLELEIAALKNKLRETDTQLQEALKTLAASPPTGAAMDGKTDGEVHKQCDMCVNYEKQLVGEQAQAAAARDRATGLEQALAQATEELEGVRSLHDETVRAWHAARAAAAAQLEELGAAVSAARGAVAARAEQASAAAQRALHHVTLLTVDRETLQGKLDSLERDNATLLGRYLKKAEEMQNEIIDLPDDVQELQELTLRLREQLISCCLSREQAAAVEQQQRLQLLQQSTALQQHEERAAALAAQLHAAQEELDKLQTERSQMNELADKLRHSNDMIEGLLEDKKRLQSEAAEMRSRVAALQLELDNSEKVQQDFVRLSQSLQVQLQRIREADTEVRWQHEDDVHECPSCRQPLPSNKKKVHCRHCGRIFCAACVSARVPAGPRRLPARVCSVCRTLLQPHAAPYFCTQPPSSPD; encoded by the exons ATGTTACCATCTTTTTGCATTTGGGGAGTAAAGG AAACTGTGGAGGCTTCCTCGTCTGGTACGGAGGAACTCCGCTGCCTGTCCAAACGGAACCTAGAGCTGGAGCAACAGATTCGGCAAATGCAGATACAGCAACAACAGCAG GAGGTGTCCCTGGCGCCGGCCACGTTGGTGCGCACCCTGGCCCGGAAGCTAGGGGCTGATGCTGAAGTGGAGCAGCCGATGAGGAGG AACATGGAGGACAACGAGCAGTCCATCATCGAGCCGCTGGAGCTGGAGATAGCAGCGCTCAAGAACAAGCTGCGAGAGACCGACACGCAGCTGCAGGAGGCGCTC AAAACACTGGCTGCGAGCCCGCCTACTGGCGCCGCGATGGATGGCAAAACTGACGGAG AGGTCCACAAGCAGTGCGACATGTGCGTGAACTACGAGAAGCAGCTGGTGGGCGAGCAGGCGCAGGCCGCGGCGGCGCGGGACCGGGCTACCGGCCTGGAGCAGGCCCTCGCACAG GCCACGGAGGAGCTGGAGGGCGTGCGCTCCCTGCACGACGAGACCGTGCGCGCCTGGCACgccgcccgcgccgccgccgccgcgcagCTAGAG GAGCTGGGCGCGGCCGTGTCGGCAGCCCGGGGCGCCGTGGCCGCCCGCGCCGAGCAGGCCAGCGCCGCCGCCCAGCGCGCGCTGCACCACGTCACCCTGCTCACCGTGGACCGGGAGACGCTGCAGGGGAAACTGGACAG CTTAGAAAGAGACAACGCGACGCTGCTGGGCCGCTACCTGAAGAAAGCGGAGGAGATGCAAAATGAAATTATCGACCTGCCCGACGACGTGCAG GAGCTGCAGGAGCTGACCCTCCGCCTCCGCGAGCAGCTGATCTCGTGCTGCCTGTCCCGCGAGCAGGCCGCCGCCGTGGAGCAGCAGCAGCGCCTCCAGCTGCTGCAGCAGTCCACCGCGCTCCAGCAGCACGAGGAGAGGGCGGCAGCACTGGCCGCGCAGCTGCACGCCGCTCA GGAGGAGCTGGACAAGCTGCAGACGGAGCGGTCCCAGATGAACGAGCTGGCTGACAAGCTGCGGCACTCCAACGACATGATCGAGGGGCTGCTGGAGGACAAG AAGCGGCTGCAGTCGGAGGCGGCAGAGATGCGCAGTCGCGTGGCGGCCCTGCAGCTGGAGCTGGACAACAGTGAGAAGGTGCAGCAGGACTTCGTCAGACTTTCGCAGTCTCTGCAG GTGCAGCTGCAGCGCATCAGGGAGGCGGACACGGAGGTGCGGTGGCAGCACGAGGACGACGTGCACGAGTGCCCGTCGTGCCGCCAGCCGCTGCCCAGCAACAAGAAGAAGGTGCACTGCCGGCACTGCGGGCGCATCTTCTGCGCGGCGTGCGTGAGTGCGCGCGTGCCCGCCGGCCCGCGCCGCCTGCCCGCGCGCGTGTGCTCCGTGTGCCGCACGCTGCTGCAGCCGCACGCCGCGCCCTACTTCTGCACGCAGCCGCCCTCCTCGCCGGACTAG
- the LOC101739950 gene encoding rab GTPase-binding effector protein 1 isoform X2 gives MSAEQTDTATEDMRKMLQDKEHLESEVLSLRAELQQLQTLSENQKSEIQSLQLLVNETVEASSSGTEELRCLSKRNLELEQQIRQMQIQQQQQEVSLAPATLVRTLARKLGADAEVEQPMRRNMEDNEQSIIEPLELEIAALKNKLRETDTQLQEALKTLAASPPTGAAMDGKTDGEVHKQCDMCVNYEKQLVGEQAQAAAARDRATGLEQALAQATEELEGVRSLHDETVRAWHAARAAAAAQLEELGAAVSAARGAVAARAEQASAAAQRALHHVTLLTVDRETLQGKLDSLERDNATLLGRYLKKAEEMQNEIIDLPDDVQELQELTLRLREQLISCCLSREQAAAVEQQQRLQLLQQSTALQQHEERAAALAAQLHAAQEELDKLQTERSQMNELADKLRHSNDMIEGLLEDKKRLQSEAAEMRSRVAALQLELDNSEKVQQDFVRLSQSLQVQLQRIREADTEVRWQHEDDVHECPSCRQPLPSNKKKVHCRHCGRIFCAACVSARVPAGPRRLPARVCSVCRTLLQPHAAPYFCTQPPSSPD, from the exons ATGTCTGCCGAACAAACTGACACTGCCACAG AAGACATGAGGAAAATGCTTCAAGATAAAGAACATTTAGAGTCAGAGGTGCTAAGCTTGAGAGCTGAATTACAGCAGTTGCAAACCCTCAGTGAAAATCAGAAATCTGAGATTCAAAGCTTACAGCTGCTTGTTAATG AAACTGTGGAGGCTTCCTCGTCTGGTACGGAGGAACTCCGCTGCCTGTCCAAACGGAACCTAGAGCTGGAGCAACAGATTCGGCAAATGCAGATACAGCAACAACAGCAG GAGGTGTCCCTGGCGCCGGCCACGTTGGTGCGCACCCTGGCCCGGAAGCTAGGGGCTGATGCTGAAGTGGAGCAGCCGATGAGGAGG AACATGGAGGACAACGAGCAGTCCATCATCGAGCCGCTGGAGCTGGAGATAGCAGCGCTCAAGAACAAGCTGCGAGAGACCGACACGCAGCTGCAGGAGGCGCTC AAAACACTGGCTGCGAGCCCGCCTACTGGCGCCGCGATGGATGGCAAAACTGACGGAG AGGTCCACAAGCAGTGCGACATGTGCGTGAACTACGAGAAGCAGCTGGTGGGCGAGCAGGCGCAGGCCGCGGCGGCGCGGGACCGGGCTACCGGCCTGGAGCAGGCCCTCGCACAG GCCACGGAGGAGCTGGAGGGCGTGCGCTCCCTGCACGACGAGACCGTGCGCGCCTGGCACgccgcccgcgccgccgccgccgcgcagCTAGAG GAGCTGGGCGCGGCCGTGTCGGCAGCCCGGGGCGCCGTGGCCGCCCGCGCCGAGCAGGCCAGCGCCGCCGCCCAGCGCGCGCTGCACCACGTCACCCTGCTCACCGTGGACCGGGAGACGCTGCAGGGGAAACTGGACAG CTTAGAAAGAGACAACGCGACGCTGCTGGGCCGCTACCTGAAGAAAGCGGAGGAGATGCAAAATGAAATTATCGACCTGCCCGACGACGTGCAG GAGCTGCAGGAGCTGACCCTCCGCCTCCGCGAGCAGCTGATCTCGTGCTGCCTGTCCCGCGAGCAGGCCGCCGCCGTGGAGCAGCAGCAGCGCCTCCAGCTGCTGCAGCAGTCCACCGCGCTCCAGCAGCACGAGGAGAGGGCGGCAGCACTGGCCGCGCAGCTGCACGCCGCTCA GGAGGAGCTGGACAAGCTGCAGACGGAGCGGTCCCAGATGAACGAGCTGGCTGACAAGCTGCGGCACTCCAACGACATGATCGAGGGGCTGCTGGAGGACAAG AAGCGGCTGCAGTCGGAGGCGGCAGAGATGCGCAGTCGCGTGGCGGCCCTGCAGCTGGAGCTGGACAACAGTGAGAAGGTGCAGCAGGACTTCGTCAGACTTTCGCAGTCTCTGCAG GTGCAGCTGCAGCGCATCAGGGAGGCGGACACGGAGGTGCGGTGGCAGCACGAGGACGACGTGCACGAGTGCCCGTCGTGCCGCCAGCCGCTGCCCAGCAACAAGAAGAAGGTGCACTGCCGGCACTGCGGGCGCATCTTCTGCGCGGCGTGCGTGAGTGCGCGCGTGCCCGCCGGCCCGCGCCGCCTGCCCGCGCGCGTGTGCTCCGTGTGCCGCACGCTGCTGCAGCCGCACGCCGCGCCCTACTTCTGCACGCAGCCGCCCTCCTCGCCGGACTAG